A single region of the Streptomyces sp. AM 4-1-1 genome encodes:
- a CDS encoding C4-type zinc ribbon domain-containing protein encodes MNAAPADQIRLLDVQALDVRLSQLDHKSSSLPEHSEIESLSSDLAQLRDLLVAAQTEEGDTAREQTKAEQDVDQVRQRAVRDQQRLDSGQITSSKDLESLQRELMSLSKRQGDLEDIVLEVMERRESVQERITELTARVSAVQAKVDDATARRDAATREIDDEIATATKEREIVAGSVPADLLKLYDKLRAQQGGVGAARLYQRRCEGCRLELNITEVNDVKAAAPDAVLRCENCRRILVRTSESGL; translated from the coding sequence CTGAACGCCGCGCCCGCCGACCAGATCCGACTCCTCGACGTCCAGGCCCTCGACGTACGTCTGTCGCAGCTCGACCACAAGAGCTCGTCCCTGCCCGAGCACTCCGAGATCGAGTCGCTGAGCAGCGACCTCGCCCAGCTGCGGGACCTCCTGGTCGCCGCCCAGACCGAGGAGGGCGACACCGCCCGCGAGCAGACCAAGGCGGAGCAGGACGTCGACCAGGTGCGCCAGCGCGCCGTCCGCGACCAGCAGCGGCTGGACTCCGGTCAGATCACCTCGTCGAAGGACCTGGAGAGCCTTCAGCGCGAACTGATGTCGCTCTCCAAGCGCCAGGGCGATCTGGAGGACATCGTCCTCGAAGTCATGGAGCGCCGTGAGTCGGTGCAGGAGCGGATCACCGAGCTGACCGCCCGGGTCTCGGCCGTCCAGGCCAAGGTCGACGACGCGACCGCCCGCCGGGACGCGGCGACGCGGGAGATCGACGACGAGATCGCCACCGCCACCAAGGAGCGGGAGATCGTCGCGGGCTCCGTCCCCGCGGACCTCCTCAAGCTGTACGACAAGCTCCGCGCCCAGCAGGGCGGGGTCGGCGCCGCCCGCCTCTACCAGCGCCGCTGCGAGGGCTGCCGCCTCGAACTGAACATCACCGAGGTCAACGACGTGAAGGCGGCCGCCCCCGACGCGGTTCTTCGGTGCGAGAACTGCCGCCGCATCCTGGTCCGCACCTCGGAGTCGGGTCTGTAA
- the yaaA gene encoding peroxide stress protein YaaA: MLVLLPPSEGKAASGRGAPLKPESLSLPGLAGARATVLDELVELCAADEEKARAVLGLSEGLRGEVAKNAELRSSGTRPAGEIYTGVLYDALDLASLDTAARRLAGKSLLVFSGLWGAVRVGDRIPSYRCSMGVRLPGIGALGAYWRAPMAEVMPEAAGDGLVLDLRSSAYTAAWKPKGEVAERTASVRVLHSQLVDGVEKRSVVSHFNKATKGRMVRDLLLAGARLKGPAELVEVLRELGYVVEAEAPGRAGRGWALDVVVSEIH; the protein is encoded by the coding sequence GTGCTCGTGCTGTTGCCGCCCTCCGAAGGAAAGGCCGCCTCGGGGCGCGGGGCACCGCTGAAGCCGGAGTCCCTTTCGCTGCCGGGGCTCGCCGGGGCGCGGGCCACGGTCCTCGACGAGTTGGTCGAACTCTGCGCGGCCGACGAGGAGAAGGCGCGCGCGGTGCTCGGCCTGAGCGAGGGGCTGCGGGGCGAGGTCGCGAAGAACGCGGAGCTGCGGTCGTCGGGGACCCGGCCGGCCGGGGAGATCTACACCGGGGTGCTGTACGACGCGCTGGACCTGGCCTCGCTGGACACCGCCGCCCGGCGGCTGGCCGGGAAGTCTCTCCTGGTGTTCTCCGGGCTGTGGGGCGCGGTGCGGGTCGGCGACCGGATTCCGTCGTACCGCTGCTCGATGGGCGTGAGGCTGCCGGGGATCGGCGCGCTCGGTGCGTACTGGCGTGCCCCGATGGCGGAGGTCATGCCCGAGGCGGCCGGGGACGGACTCGTGCTGGATCTGCGCTCGTCGGCGTACACGGCGGCGTGGAAGCCGAAGGGCGAGGTCGCCGAACGGACGGCGAGCGTACGGGTGCTGCACTCCCAGCTGGTGGACGGGGTGGAGAAGCGGTCCGTGGTCAGCCACTTCAACAAGGCCACGAAGGGGCGGATGGTGCGCGACCTGCTGCTGGCGGGGGCGCGGCTGAAGGGGCCCGCCGAACTGGTCGAGGTCCTGCGGGAACTCGGGTACGTGGTCGAGGCGGAGGCCCCCGGGCGGGCGGGGCGTGGCTGGGCGCTCGACGTGGTGGTGTCGGAGATCCACTGA
- the eda gene encoding bifunctional 4-hydroxy-2-oxoglutarate aldolase/2-dehydro-3-deoxy-phosphogluconate aldolase: MTSSSASSVLDLAPVVPVVVLDDAADAVPLARALVAGGLPAIEVTLRTAAALDAIRAVSAEVPDAVVGAGTVISVRNVSDTVTAGARFLVSPGWTDALLDAMKASGLPFLPGVSTTSEVVALLERGVSEMKFFPAEAAGGTAYLKALSAPLPQARFCPTGGITLTSAPAYLALPNVGCVGGSWMVPADAVAAGDWARVERLAREAAALRR, from the coding sequence ATGACCTCCTCTTCTGCCTCTTCCGTGCTCGACCTCGCGCCCGTCGTCCCTGTCGTCGTCCTCGACGACGCCGCCGACGCTGTGCCGCTCGCCCGAGCGCTGGTCGCCGGCGGACTCCCGGCGATCGAGGTGACGCTGCGGACGGCCGCCGCCCTCGACGCGATCAGGGCCGTCTCGGCGGAGGTCCCGGACGCGGTGGTGGGCGCGGGCACGGTGATCTCCGTGCGGAACGTCTCCGACACGGTGACGGCCGGCGCCCGATTCCTGGTCAGCCCCGGCTGGACGGACGCGCTGCTGGACGCGATGAAGGCGTCCGGGCTGCCGTTCCTGCCGGGTGTCTCGACGACGTCCGAGGTGGTCGCGCTGCTGGAGCGCGGGGTGAGCGAGATGAAGTTCTTCCCCGCCGAGGCCGCGGGCGGCACCGCCTATCTGAAGGCGCTCTCCGCACCGCTCCCCCAGGCCCGCTTCTGCCCGACGGGCGGCATCACCCTCACCTCCGCGCCGGCCTATCTGGCCCTGCCGAACGTCGGCTGCGTGGGCGGCAGTTGGATGGTCCCGGCGGACGCGGTGGCCGCCGGGGACTGGGCGCGGGTGGAGCGCCTGGCCCGCGAGGCGGCGGCCCTGCGGCGCTGA
- a CDS encoding bifunctional RNase H/acid phosphatase yields MPEPRRLVIEADGGSRGNPGPAGYGAVVFDPVTGETLAEAAEYIGVATNNVAEYRGLIAGLRSAKALIPDAPVRVTVRMDSKLVVEQMSGRWKIKHPDMKPLAAEAAGILPAESVSYEWIPRERNKHADRLANEAMDAGRRGLRWEPSASTAALDTPRGTVADALPPVSGPPGDATAGAARARAALSSSRATASARTATEDPSARAPRDPAALSPVDAGPAPAAPTDPAALSPADPADPAAPAPMDPTALAPGAPAGTPQVGWGAPADLGTPTTFLLLRHGETALTPEKRFSGSGGGDPELSETGRRQAEGAARSLAARGTVQRIVSSPLRRCRETAETVAARLNLDVHIEDGLRETDFGAWEGLTFGEVRERYGPDLDAWLASPDACPTGGGESFAEVARRVAGARDALTAGHRGRTVLVVTHVTPIKTLARLALGAPPESLFRMELSPASLSTVAYYADGNASLRLLNDTSHLR; encoded by the coding sequence ATGCCGGAGCCCCGCCGGCTCGTCATCGAAGCGGACGGCGGCTCGCGGGGCAACCCGGGGCCCGCCGGTTACGGCGCGGTCGTCTTCGACCCGGTGACGGGCGAGACCCTGGCCGAGGCCGCCGAGTACATCGGCGTCGCCACGAACAACGTCGCCGAGTACAGGGGCCTGATCGCGGGCCTGAGGTCCGCGAAGGCCCTGATCCCCGACGCCCCGGTGCGGGTGACGGTACGGATGGACTCCAAGCTCGTCGTCGAGCAGATGTCGGGCCGCTGGAAGATCAAGCACCCCGACATGAAGCCGCTCGCGGCCGAGGCGGCGGGCATCCTGCCCGCGGAGTCCGTCTCGTACGAGTGGATTCCGCGCGAACGGAACAAGCACGCGGACCGGCTCGCCAACGAGGCGATGGACGCGGGCAGGAGGGGCCTGCGCTGGGAGCCCTCGGCCTCCACGGCCGCCCTCGACACGCCCCGGGGGACGGTCGCCGACGCGCTGCCGCCGGTGTCCGGCCCGCCCGGCGACGCCACGGCGGGCGCGGCACGGGCCCGCGCCGCGCTGTCGTCCTCACGCGCCACGGCATCCGCCCGGACGGCCACGGAGGACCCGTCGGCCCGTGCGCCCCGGGACCCGGCGGCGCTGTCACCCGTGGACGCGGGCCCGGCGCCGGCTGCGCCCACGGACCCGGCGGCGCTTTCGCCTGCCGACCCCGCGGACCCGGCGGCCCCGGCGCCCATGGACCCGACGGCCCTCGCTCCGGGGGCGCCCGCCGGGACCCCGCAGGTCGGCTGGGGCGCACCGGCCGACCTCGGCACACCCACCACGTTCCTCCTGCTCAGACACGGGGAGACGGCCCTCACGCCCGAGAAGCGGTTCTCGGGCAGCGGTGGCGGCGACCCGGAGCTCTCGGAGACCGGCCGACGCCAGGCCGAGGGCGCGGCGCGGTCCCTCGCCGCACGCGGCACGGTCCAGCGGATCGTCAGCTCTCCGCTGCGCCGCTGCCGCGAGACGGCGGAGACGGTGGCCGCCCGGCTGAACCTCGACGTCCACATCGAGGACGGTCTGCGCGAGACGGACTTCGGAGCGTGGGAGGGGCTGACGTTCGGCGAGGTCCGTGAACGGTACGGCCCCGATCTGGACGCCTGGCTGGCCTCACCGGACGCCTGTCCGACGGGCGGCGGCGAGAGCTTCGCCGAGGTCGCCCGCCGCGTCGCCGGGGCACGCGACGCCCTGACCGCCGGACACCGGGGCCGGACGGTCCTGGTGGTCACGCATGTCACCCCGATCAAGACGCTGGCACGGCTGGCCCTGGGCGCCCCGCCGGAATCCCTGTTCCGGATGGAACTCTCCCCGGCGTCGCTGTCGACGGTGGCGTACTACGCGGACGGCAACGCGTCCCTGAGGCTGCTGAACGACACCTCGCACCTGCGGTAG